Proteins encoded within one genomic window of Bdellovibrionales bacterium CG10_big_fil_rev_8_21_14_0_10_45_34:
- a CDS encoding (Fe-S)-binding protein, which produces MLSSEICGDKYSLQALEDAQEQAWTLLHKLSSNLCAGLRESEFRIYVIDTILRETGRKSWHPPQVRFGPNTSLGFNEPAKEDWVLKENDIAFIDIGPIYHDHEADVGATITIGDSPIFRKIVSDCSEVFQLTHKAWANDKLSGAKLYEFAQSQAHERGWALGDRGARGHRIGDFPHSIHHRGRLVDVVDTPSAHRWILEIQLKSPDLSFGAFYEDMLK; this is translated from the coding sequence ATGCTTTCGTCAGAAATCTGCGGAGACAAATATTCTTTGCAAGCGCTAGAGGACGCTCAAGAGCAAGCTTGGACACTACTTCATAAATTATCATCGAATCTTTGTGCTGGCCTTCGCGAGTCTGAATTTCGCATTTACGTTATTGATACGATTTTAAGAGAAACCGGAAGAAAGAGTTGGCACCCACCGCAAGTTAGGTTTGGACCTAACACTTCCTTAGGCTTTAACGAGCCAGCAAAAGAAGACTGGGTATTAAAAGAAAATGACATCGCTTTCATAGACATTGGTCCTATTTATCACGACCACGAGGCGGACGTTGGAGCGACTATAACAATTGGAGATTCACCGATTTTTCGAAAAATTGTTTCAGACTGCTCCGAAGTATTTCAACTCACTCACAAAGCTTGGGCTAATGATAAGTTATCGGGCGCCAAACTCTATGAGTTTGCTCAAAGCCAAGCGCATGAGAGAGGCTGGGCTCTTGGAGACCGCGGAGCAAGAGGGCACCGAATAGGAGACTTTCCGCACTCTATCCATCATCGTGGACGGCTTGTTGACGTAGTCGATACTCCCAGTGCCCATCGATGGATTCTTGAAATACAGCTCAAGTCCCCTGACTTAAGTTTTGGCGCATTCTACGAAGACATGTTGAAATAG
- the gcvH gene encoding glycine cleavage system protein H — protein sequence MNNVPEDYYYTKDHEWAQVDENVVTVGLTEFAQQSLGEVVYVELPEEGQRVTQNEPFGVVESVKAVSDLYAPVSGTVIEVNAPVVENPGIINDDPMDEGWFIRIEMDNERELASLIKAPDYKKLITK from the coding sequence ATGAACAACGTACCAGAAGATTATTACTACACCAAAGACCACGAATGGGCTCAGGTAGACGAAAATGTTGTAACGGTCGGTCTTACGGAGTTTGCGCAGCAATCTCTCGGTGAAGTTGTTTATGTAGAGCTTCCTGAAGAGGGTCAACGTGTCACACAAAATGAGCCGTTTGGAGTGGTAGAAAGCGTAAAGGCTGTCAGCGACCTTTATGCGCCAGTATCCGGTACAGTTATAGAGGTCAATGCACCTGTCGTAGAAAATCCTGGCATCATCAACGATGACCCCATGGATGAAGGTTGGTTTATTCGCATCGAAATGGATAACGAACGTGAACTAGCTTCATTGATTAAGGCTCCAGACTACAAAAAACTCATCACGAAATAA
- the gcvT gene encoding glycine cleavage system protein T has protein sequence MRQEPRKTPLCEVHEQLGARMVDFAGWWMPVQYQGIREEHLHVRQQVGLFDVSHMGEIEFKGSKALQNLNRLVSNDVTKLIPGRAQYNLLLNFDGGIVDDVIVYCLKPDEHYLVCVNAANTEKDFEWMTQHNHGDEIINVSSDWAQIAVQGPNAFDIIGNVLPALTVKDLKPFEFKIGSWRGFEAIVARTGYTGEVGCEIFIRPDGAQELWNSLMRADSSVRAIGLGARDTLRTEMKYSLYGHEITDETNPFEARLGWAVKMDKDDFIGKPALEKIKSRGLVRELVGFVMESKLIPRSGYPIVDKAGASLGIVTSGTLSPSLNQPIGIGYVACSSSKPGSGIGVEIRGKVYEAKVSATPFVRTSLTKGV, from the coding sequence ATGCGGCAGGAGCCTAGAAAGACTCCGCTTTGTGAAGTTCATGAACAGCTAGGCGCTCGAATGGTCGATTTTGCTGGCTGGTGGATGCCAGTTCAGTATCAGGGAATTCGTGAAGAACATCTCCACGTCAGGCAGCAGGTAGGCCTTTTTGATGTTTCACATATGGGAGAGATAGAGTTTAAGGGGTCAAAGGCTTTGCAAAATTTGAATCGGCTTGTCTCGAATGATGTTACAAAGTTGATTCCGGGCAGAGCGCAGTACAACTTGTTACTCAACTTTGACGGCGGAATTGTTGATGATGTCATCGTCTACTGTTTAAAACCTGATGAGCACTATCTCGTTTGTGTGAATGCAGCCAATACAGAAAAAGACTTTGAATGGATGACTCAGCATAATCATGGAGATGAGATCATTAATGTAAGTAGTGATTGGGCTCAAATAGCCGTTCAAGGTCCGAATGCATTTGATATTATCGGCAATGTTCTTCCGGCACTAACTGTTAAAGATCTGAAGCCCTTTGAGTTTAAAATAGGAAGTTGGCGAGGCTTTGAAGCGATTGTTGCAAGAACCGGATACACTGGCGAGGTTGGCTGCGAGATTTTTATAAGACCTGATGGCGCACAAGAGCTGTGGAATTCTTTAATGAGAGCCGACTCTTCTGTGAGAGCGATTGGCCTGGGGGCTCGCGATACATTGCGGACCGAAATGAAATACTCTCTTTACGGCCATGAAATCACCGATGAGACCAACCCGTTCGAAGCAAGATTGGGCTGGGCTGTTAAAATGGACAAAGATGATTTTATCGGAAAGCCAGCGCTTGAAAAAATCAAATCGAGGGGGCTCGTTAGAGAGCTCGTGGGATTTGTGATGGAAAGCAAATTAATACCTCGCAGTGGATACCCAATCGTAGATAAAGCGGGAGCAAGTTTGGGTATAGTGACGAGCGGAACCCTTTCGCCAAGTTTAAACCAGCCTATTGGAATAGGGTACGTAGCATGCTCCAGCTCGAAGCCCGGAAGTGGCATCGGAGTGGAAATTCGCGGGAAGGTCTACGAGGCGAAGGTGAGTGCGACACCGTTTGTGCGGACAAGCCTGACAAAAGGAGTTTGA
- a CDS encoding bifunctional methylenetetrahydrofolate dehydrogenase/methenyltetrahydrofolate cyclohydrolase: protein MVDLSGKELSEIRSHALAERVQAFCAQTGRNPSLAAVIVGDDPASRVYVRNKLKECARLNIHSLHRELDAKTTQQQLNEEIEKLNGDDRVDGILVQSPLPGHLSFEEVLDRIDPSKDPDGLTAENIGLMLKGRSRANGCTPQGVIELLKHFKIATRGKSALVVGRSQIVGLPMSILLTQQDATVTVAHSKTPNLKSLVKEFEIVVVAAGRPHLLSARDFKKGAAVIDVGIHRMESGKLCGDVDPDGAQGHLSALSPVPGGVGPMTISVLMENTIRLAEIREGAKVWKR from the coding sequence CTGGTTGATCTAAGCGGTAAGGAGCTATCTGAGATCCGCTCGCATGCGCTCGCAGAAAGGGTGCAGGCGTTCTGTGCTCAAACAGGGCGAAACCCCTCCTTAGCAGCGGTTATTGTTGGGGATGATCCTGCTAGCCGTGTTTATGTGCGCAACAAGCTCAAAGAGTGTGCAAGACTAAATATTCATTCTTTACACAGAGAGCTGGATGCAAAAACAACTCAGCAGCAGCTCAATGAAGAAATTGAAAAACTGAATGGCGACGACCGAGTTGATGGAATACTTGTTCAAAGCCCACTGCCTGGGCACCTAAGTTTTGAAGAGGTGCTTGATCGAATTGACCCTTCAAAAGATCCCGATGGTCTGACGGCTGAAAACATTGGCCTTATGTTAAAGGGTCGTTCGCGTGCAAATGGATGTACTCCGCAAGGGGTTATCGAACTCTTAAAGCACTTCAAAATTGCCACCAGGGGTAAATCGGCTCTTGTTGTTGGTAGGTCTCAAATTGTCGGCTTGCCGATGTCCATTTTACTCACGCAGCAAGATGCGACGGTGACTGTAGCACATTCTAAAACGCCGAATCTTAAGAGCTTGGTTAAAGAATTTGAAATTGTTGTTGTTGCCGCCGGTAGGCCACATTTGCTCTCTGCCCGGGACTTTAAAAAGGGTGCGGCCGTGATTGATGTGGGCATTCACCGTATGGAAAGCGGCAAGCTTTGCGGAGATGTTGACCCTGATGGGGCGCAAGGCCATCTCTCAGCGTTGAGCCCAGTTCCGGGAGGAGTGGGCCCTATGACGATATCTGTCTTGATGGAGAACACAATACGGTTGGCCGAAATAAGAGAAGGGGCGAAAGTGTGGAAGAGGTGA
- a CDS encoding hybrid sensor histidine kinase/response regulator, with protein sequence MLDHLETDLNSFRQTLILQAFSTPLVVIHVAHPVYKILHSSMRMKHSILCLDDEIHNVDALERAFRKKYNVLKATNPKEALKLLDSHPVTVIISDQRMPVMTGVEFFEESIKTQPKAVRVLLTGYSDMQAIVDAINKGQIYHYVSKPWDPVDLETTIAQAVERYELGETIEKKNLELSEALEELKSLDNTKNQFMALINHELKTPLTSLLSFLELLKQSGLNDEQKIYVEKISRGADRLRQIVFDVMEFLQASTQMRDVHLKDVDLASALRNKLASLEQKTSAKGHIFQIDLSQAECVADEMILDAILTRLFDNMIIHSPEGSKLFVALSSSDTHALLTLKNPLAAENKTALERIFAPFTIQHPVLNHSKGLGLSLSLVKALCQLTGIEASADVSAKMFEVSLKIPKP encoded by the coding sequence GTGCTTGATCATCTTGAGACTGATTTGAATTCATTCCGTCAAACTCTAATTCTCCAGGCCTTCAGCACGCCTTTGGTCGTGATCCACGTTGCGCACCCCGTTTATAAAATTCTACACTCATCTATGCGAATGAAGCACTCAATACTTTGTCTCGACGACGAAATTCACAACGTAGATGCCCTCGAGAGAGCTTTCCGTAAGAAGTACAACGTTCTAAAAGCCACCAACCCAAAAGAAGCTCTTAAGCTCCTAGACTCTCATCCAGTTACAGTCATCATAAGCGATCAGAGAATGCCCGTGATGACAGGGGTCGAATTTTTCGAAGAGTCGATCAAAACACAGCCTAAAGCCGTGCGGGTCTTACTCACTGGTTACTCTGACATGCAAGCCATCGTCGATGCCATCAACAAAGGCCAGATCTATCACTACGTCAGCAAACCATGGGACCCAGTAGACCTCGAAACCACAATTGCCCAAGCCGTTGAACGTTATGAGCTGGGTGAAACCATAGAAAAAAAGAACCTCGAACTTTCTGAAGCGCTTGAAGAACTCAAGAGCCTCGATAACACCAAAAATCAGTTCATGGCTCTTATTAATCACGAGCTCAAAACACCGCTCACTTCACTTCTCAGCTTCTTGGAGCTCCTCAAACAAAGTGGACTCAACGACGAACAAAAAATATATGTTGAAAAAATCTCGCGAGGGGCTGATCGATTGAGGCAAATCGTTTTTGATGTGATGGAGTTCTTGCAAGCTTCTACACAAATGCGAGACGTTCACCTCAAAGACGTTGATCTGGCGAGTGCGCTCCGCAATAAGCTTGCTTCACTTGAGCAAAAGACTTCTGCGAAAGGTCATATCTTTCAAATTGACCTATCACAAGCCGAGTGCGTTGCAGATGAGATGATCCTCGATGCCATTTTAACTCGGCTTTTCGATAACATGATTATTCATAGCCCTGAGGGATCGAAACTGTTCGTTGCACTGTCTTCGAGCGACACTCACGCCTTACTGACACTTAAAAATCCGCTAGCAGCAGAGAACAAGACTGCTCTTGAGAGAATCTTCGCACCATTCACCATTCAACATCCCGTTCTTAACCATTCAAAAGGGCTAGGGCTCAGTCTAAGCCTTGTTAAAGCTCTTTGTCAGCTTACCGGAATCGAAGCCAGCGCCGACGTTTCAGCAAAAATGTTTGAAGTCTCGTTGAAAATTCCAAAGCCATAG